Genomic DNA from uncultured Jannaschia sp.:
ATCTTGGCTTATCGAACAGATATGAAAATGCAACTTATGATCATGGCGTCCCCGTGATATCCGGCGGCATCCGCGTGGCCCGCCGGGCCCGTGCAACCGGGAGAGATTTCATGATGGACGGATCGGACAGCGGCGCGGGCAAGTGCCCCGTCATCCACGGCGCCACCCTGCACGTCACCAACAAGAGCCGCTCGAACCGCGAGTGGTGGCCGAACCAGCTCAACCTCAAGATCCTGCATCAGAACCAGCCGGTCACCGATCCGCTGGGCGAGGCGTTCGACTATGCCAAGGCCTTCAAGGGCCTCGATCTCAAGGCGCTGAAAGCCGATCTCGCCGACCTTATGACCGACAGCCAGCCGTGGTGGCCGGCGGATTACGGGCATTACGGCCCGTTCTTCGTCCGCATGGCGTGGCATGCCGCGGGCACCTACCGCACGGCCGACGGCCGCGGCGGCGCCTCGACCGGAAACCAGCGCTTCGCGCCGCTGAACTCCTGGCCTGACAACGGCAATCTCGACAAGGCGCGGCGCCTGCTCTGGCCGATCAAGAAGAAGTATGGCGACGCGATCAGCTGGGCCGATCTCTTCGTGCTGACCGGTAACGTCGCGATGGAGACGATGGGCTTCGAGACTTTCGGCTTCGGTGGAGGCCGGGCCGATATCTTCGAGCCCGAGGAGGACATCTACTGGGGCGCCGAGGACACTTGGCTCGAAGTCTCCGGCGGTCCGAACAGTCGGTATGACGCAGGCGAGGACGGCAAGGGCCGGTTCCTCGAGAACCCGCTCGCGGCGGTGCAGATGGGTCTGATCTACGTCAACCCGGAAGGCCCCGACGGGCATCCCGATCCGCAGGCCAGTGCCCACGACATCCGCGACACCTTCGCGCGCATGGCGATGGACGATGCCGAGACCGTGGCGCTTGTCGCGGGCGGGCACACCTTCGGCAAGGCACATGGTGCGGGCGATGCCGCCAATGTGGGCGCCGAGCCTGAAGGCGGCGCCATCGAGGACATGGGCTTCGGCTGGAAGAACGCGTTCGAGCAAGGTCATTCCGGTGCCACCATCACCTCGGGCATCGAAGGCGCGTGGAAGCCGAACCCGACGACCTGGGACATGGGCTACCTCGAGACGCTGCTCGGCAACGAGTGGGAGCTGACCAAGTCCCCCGCCGGTGCGAACCAGTGGAAGCCCGTGGGCGACGCGATGGCCGGGACGGTCGTCGACGCGCATGATCCGACCAAGACGCATCAGCCGATGATGACGACCGCCGACATGGCGATGAAGGTCGATCCGGCCTACCGCGCCATCGCCGAGGACTACCTCGCGAACCCGGCCAAGTTCGCGGATGCCTACGCGCGCGCGTGGTTCAAGCTGACGCACCGGGACATGGGGCCCAAGGTGCTCTATCTCGGCGACGAGGTGCCTGCCGAGGATCTGATCTGGCAGGACCCCGTGCCCGCCGGGACGACCCTGTCGGACGCGGACGTGGCGGCCCTGAAGTCGAAGCTGCTGGAGGCGATCCCCGCCCGCGACCTGATCCAGACCGCCTGGGCCTCGGCCTCGACCTTCCGGGGCTCGGACAAGCGGGGCGGCGCCAATGGTGCTCGCATCCGGCTCGCGCCTCAGAAGGACTGGGAGATCAACAACCCCGCGGCGCTGGCCGGCGTGCTGGACAAGCTGGAGGGCATCCGTGCCGAACACGGCTCGGTCTCTATCGCGGACCTGATCGTGCTCGGTGGTGCCGCGGCGATCGAGGCGGCGGCCAAGGCCGGCGGTCACGACGTGACGGTGCCGGTCAGCACCGGACGCGGCGACGCCACGGCCGAACAGACCGACGCCGAGAGCTTCGAGCCGCTGGAGCCCCGCGCCGACGGGTTCCGCAACTTCCAGGCGGCGGATTTCACCGCCTCGCCGGAGGAGCTGCTGGTCGATCGCGCGCAACTTCTGGGGCTGTCC
This window encodes:
- the katG gene encoding catalase/peroxidase HPI, coding for MDGSDSGAGKCPVIHGATLHVTNKSRSNREWWPNQLNLKILHQNQPVTDPLGEAFDYAKAFKGLDLKALKADLADLMTDSQPWWPADYGHYGPFFVRMAWHAAGTYRTADGRGGASTGNQRFAPLNSWPDNGNLDKARRLLWPIKKKYGDAISWADLFVLTGNVAMETMGFETFGFGGGRADIFEPEEDIYWGAEDTWLEVSGGPNSRYDAGEDGKGRFLENPLAAVQMGLIYVNPEGPDGHPDPQASAHDIRDTFARMAMDDAETVALVAGGHTFGKAHGAGDAANVGAEPEGGAIEDMGFGWKNAFEQGHSGATITSGIEGAWKPNPTTWDMGYLETLLGNEWELTKSPAGANQWKPVGDAMAGTVVDAHDPTKTHQPMMTTADMAMKVDPAYRAIAEDYLANPAKFADAYARAWFKLTHRDMGPKVLYLGDEVPAEDLIWQDPVPAGTTLSDADVAALKSKLLEAIPARDLIQTAWASASTFRGSDKRGGANGARIRLAPQKDWEINNPAALAGVLDKLEGIRAEHGSVSIADLIVLGGAAAIEAAAKAGGHDVTVPVSTGRGDATAEQTDAESFEPLEPRADGFRNFQAADFTASPEELLVDRAQLLGLSAPEMTVLVGGMRALAQNADGSAHGVLTDRPGVLSNDVFVNLLDMATEWKPVEEGGRIYEGRDRALGTAKWTGTRCDLVFGSNSQLRAIAEVYAQDDSGARFVRDFVAAWTKVMEADRFDI